One Solanum lycopersicum chromosome 4, SLM_r2.1 DNA window includes the following coding sequences:
- the LOC101268859 gene encoding THO complex subunit 4D-like isoform X1 — MAMVFEGRRLFVLLLVYCPAYFMASLDMSLDDMIKSRRNNEKGGRGQGRARRGRGQGGSVRGGRTTGALRKGALGVNARPSANRIAKSFHRTKNLPWQNGLLEDSLRAAGISSGLESGTKVYVSNLDVGVTNSDIRELFAEMGELIRYAIHYDKNGRPSGSAEVVFARRSDAYQALKRYNNVQLDGKPMKIEIVAPKPDIPLSARVDVGRANGRRTVVMMPGSVRGRGGASAANRGSSQRGHGGLGNASGRGRGRGRGGRGRGGRGRKNGVEKSAEDLDKELENYHASADAMQT, encoded by the exons ATGGCCATGGTCTTTGAGGGTAGAAG ACTGTTTGTTTTGCTGCTGGTTTATTGTCCTGCATACTTCATGGCTTCCTTGGATATGTCTCTTGATGATATGATAAAAAGTAGGAGAAATAATGAGAAAGGAGGTAGGGGACAAGGCAGGGCCCGACGAGGAAGAGGGCAAGGAGGATCAGTTAGAGGTGGAAGAACAACAGGAGCTCTTCGTAAAGGGGCACTTGGTGTAAATGCTCGGCCATCTGCCAACAGAATTGCCAAG TCTTTCCACAGAACCAAGAATTTGCCATGGCAGAATGGTTTGCTTGAAGATAGTCTTAGAGCTGCAGGGATATCGTCAGGGTTAGAGAGTGGCACTAAGGTGTATGTATCTAACTTGGATGTCGGAGTGACAAATTCAGATATAAGG GAACTCTTCGCCGAGATGGGTGAACTGATACGATATGCTATCCACTATGACAAAAATGGACGTCCAAGT GGCTCAGCTGAGGTGGTTTTCGCCAGGAGGAGTGATGCATATCAAGCACTTAAAAGATACAACAATGTTCAGTTGGATGGGAAACCTATGAAGATAGAAATTGTTGCTCCCAAACCGGACATTCCTTTATCAGCTCGTGTAGATGTTGGACGAGCAAATGGAAGGAGGACTGTTGTCATGAT GCCGGGCTCAGTTCGTGGAAGGGGTGGTGCATCTGCTGCTAATCGTGGTTCAAG TCAAAGGGGCCACGGTGGCTTGGGTAATGCATCAGGACGAGGCCGCGGTCGTGGACGTGGAGGACGCGGTCGTGGTGGTAGGGGTAGGAAGAATGGCGTTGAGAAGTCGGCAGAAGATCTTGACAAGGAGCTGGAAAACTATCATGCTAGTGCAGATGCTATGCAAACCTAA
- the LOC101268859 gene encoding THO complex subunit 4D-like isoform X2, with protein sequence MASLDMSLDDMIKSRRNNEKGGRGQGRARRGRGQGGSVRGGRTTGALRKGALGVNARPSANRIAKSFHRTKNLPWQNGLLEDSLRAAGISSGLESGTKVYVSNLDVGVTNSDIRELFAEMGELIRYAIHYDKNGRPSGSAEVVFARRSDAYQALKRYNNVQLDGKPMKIEIVAPKPDIPLSARVDVGRANGRRTVVMMPGSVRGRGGASAANRGSSQRGHGGLGNASGRGRGRGRGGRGRGGRGRKNGVEKSAEDLDKELENYHASADAMQT encoded by the exons ATGGCTTCCTTGGATATGTCTCTTGATGATATGATAAAAAGTAGGAGAAATAATGAGAAAGGAGGTAGGGGACAAGGCAGGGCCCGACGAGGAAGAGGGCAAGGAGGATCAGTTAGAGGTGGAAGAACAACAGGAGCTCTTCGTAAAGGGGCACTTGGTGTAAATGCTCGGCCATCTGCCAACAGAATTGCCAAG TCTTTCCACAGAACCAAGAATTTGCCATGGCAGAATGGTTTGCTTGAAGATAGTCTTAGAGCTGCAGGGATATCGTCAGGGTTAGAGAGTGGCACTAAGGTGTATGTATCTAACTTGGATGTCGGAGTGACAAATTCAGATATAAGG GAACTCTTCGCCGAGATGGGTGAACTGATACGATATGCTATCCACTATGACAAAAATGGACGTCCAAGT GGCTCAGCTGAGGTGGTTTTCGCCAGGAGGAGTGATGCATATCAAGCACTTAAAAGATACAACAATGTTCAGTTGGATGGGAAACCTATGAAGATAGAAATTGTTGCTCCCAAACCGGACATTCCTTTATCAGCTCGTGTAGATGTTGGACGAGCAAATGGAAGGAGGACTGTTGTCATGAT GCCGGGCTCAGTTCGTGGAAGGGGTGGTGCATCTGCTGCTAATCGTGGTTCAAG TCAAAGGGGCCACGGTGGCTTGGGTAATGCATCAGGACGAGGCCGCGGTCGTGGACGTGGAGGACGCGGTCGTGGTGGTAGGGGTAGGAAGAATGGCGTTGAGAAGTCGGCAGAAGATCTTGACAAGGAGCTGGAAAACTATCATGCTAGTGCAGATGCTATGCAAACCTAA